A genome region from Penaeus monodon isolate SGIC_2016 chromosome 14, NSTDA_Pmon_1, whole genome shotgun sequence includes the following:
- the LOC119580867 gene encoding 26S proteasome non-ATPase regulatory subunit 11-like translates to MAAATLVERSPAISLSKMETDASILKKLEDADEDVAARETGILSLAEQYKKAGQAHQLAQLIKDTRPFLSQISKAKAAKLVRTMVDMFLDMEASTGLEVEVCRENIEWSKSERRTFLRQSLEARLVALFFDTAQYTEALALGSQLLKELKKLDDKNLLVEVQLLESKTYHALGNLPKARAALTSARTTANGIYCPPKLQAALDLQSGILHAAEEKDFKTAFSYFYEAFEGYDSIDSPKALTALKYMLLSKIMLQSPEDVHNIVSGKLALRHSGSHVDAMKGIATASSKRSLADFKTTVAKYKEELEGDMIVKAHLNTLYDNMLEQNLCRIIEPYSKVQVSYVSETIGLPQDAVERKLSQMILDSKLTGILDQGAGVLIVWDPVTKDKTYEHALDTIKAMEKVVDVLYQKAKKLT, encoded by the coding sequence aAGATGCAGATGAGGATGTGGCTGCCAGGGAGACCGGGATTTTGTCACTGGCAGAACAGTACAAGAAAGCTGGTCAGGCTCACCAGCTGGCACAGCTTATTAAGGATACACGACCATTCCTCTCACAGATTTCGAAGGCCAAGGCTGCAAAATTGGTACGCACAATGGTCGACATGTTCCTGGACATGGAAGCTTCAACAGGACTGGAAGTAGAAGTATGCAGGGAAAACATTGAATGGTCAAAAAGTGAGCGCCGTACCTTCTTGCGTCAGTCTCTGGAGGCTCGCCTAGTAGCACTCTTCTTCGATACTGCACAGTACACAGAAGCACTTGCTCTTGGCTCACAGCTGCTGAAGGAGTTGAAGAAATTGGATGACAAAAACCTTTTGGTAGAAGTACAACTTTTAGAAAGCAAGACATATCATGCTTTGGGAAATCTACCTAAGGCTCGTGCAGCCCTGACTTCAGCTCGTACAACTGCCAATGGAATTTACTGCCCACCAAAACTCCAGGCTGCCCTTGATCTTCAGTCTGGCATTCTCCATGCTGCAGAAGAAAAGGATTTTAAGActgcattttcatatttttatgaaGCCTTTGAGGGTTATGACAGTATTGATAGTCCAAAAGCATTAACAGCTCTAAAGTACATGTTGCTGTCCAAGATCATGCTCCAGTCACCTGAGGATGTGCACAATATTGTTAGTGGAAAGTTGGCTCTACGGCACAGTGGTAGTCATGTGGATGCGATGAAGGGCATTGCTACTGCAAGTAGCAAGCGCTCACTTGCAGATTTCAAGACCACTGTTGCCAAATACAAAGAAGAACTAGAAGGTGATATGATTGTAAAAGCTCATCTGAATACTCTATATGACAACATGTTGGAGCAAAATCTTTGCAGAATTATAGAGCCATACAGTAAGGTGCAGGTGTCATATGTCAGTGAAACTATAGGCCTCCCACAGGATGCAGTCGAACGAAAACTCTCTCAGATGATTCTAGATTCTAAGTTGACAGGTATTTTGGATCAGGGTGCTGGGGTTTTGATTGTCTGGGATCCAGTAACAAAAGACAAAACTTATGAACATGCTCTTGATACCATAAAAGCCATGGAAAAAGTTGTGGACGTCTTGTACCAGAAGGCAAAGAAACTAACGTAA